Genomic window (Gloeothece verrucosa PCC 7822):
TGACTCACCTTACTCTAGCTCGGATATTTGATCTTTCAGACATTGAAAAACGCGATCGCTCTTTTTTAAAGATACAACAAATTTGTCCTGACCAATTGGTAAAAGTGAACTTTTTTCCATTAACTTAAATTTTGGTCATTGTTAATTTGAGTCGAACTAAGTACCTGGACATAAATAAAGTTGACTGTGTTAAGAAATGTAACAGCGAACGCGGCTTGTTCATTCCCCCTCAAAATAGTATTTTTGTTCTGTCCACCAGCGCGGGAAATATTTAAGGTGCGGCTTGGAACAACTCATAGCGGCTAAAATTAAATTTACTTTAATAAATTTGTTAAATTTTCTTTTTAATGAAACAATAATAAGGTACAATTAAGTTGTTAATAATTTATGTCATCTCCTCCATTAAGAGTATTTTTAACCCAAAAACAAGAAAAAATATTATTTGAATTAAATAGAAACCAGAACATTCCCATAAGAACGAAAGATAGGGCACTAATTTTACGATTATCCTCTCAAGGGTGGAAAGTAAAAAAAATTGCTATGTTTCTCCTTTGTTCAACAGTTACAGTCAGAAAAACTATTCATAGATGGAATAAAAAAGGCTTGATGGGATTATGGGATAAGCCCCGTCCAGGGAGAAATCCAACCTGGAACCCTGAAAATTTTGAAAAAATAGAAGAGTTACTAAGCGATGAGCAATGTACTTATAATAGCGGAAAAATACAACAAAAATTATTGACTGAGCAACAAGTTTCTTTAAGTAAGCGACAAATTCGCAGAATATTAAAAAAAAAAGAATATCTGTGGAAAAGAACAAGACAGTCAACTAAAAGCAAACAAGATAAAGAATTAAAAGCGGTCAAAAGTGCCGATTTAGATATGCTAGAATTGGCAGAAGCAGTAGGCGAAATTTGTTTAAAATATTTAGATGAGTCAGGTTTTGTTCTCTGGAGTCCAGTAGGATATAGCTGGATTAAAAAAGCAATACAAAAAAAAATGGAACAGACACCTAAACGAGGAAAAAGAATTAGCATTTGTGGATTATTAGAATTAGAAAAAAGCTTTGATTATGCTTTGGTGTTAGGTGGGGTAAAAAAGCATTCTTATATAGAAATAATGAATTGGGAAGCAGAAAAAGCTAATCAAAGATTATTAGAAACTGGACAAATAACAGTAGTTGTTCAAGATAATGGTTCTAGCCATACAGCTAAAATTGTTAGAGAAAAACATCTCTGTTGGGAAAAACAAGGCTTGTATATCTTTTTTTTGCCTAAATATTGCTCAGAAATGAACCGAATAGAAAATGAATGGCTGAGACTCAAAACCGATGAAATAGCTGGAGAAATGTTTGAAGACGAATATGATTTGGCAATGGCTGTCATTGAAGTCGTAGAAAATAGAGCAGCAAAAAAAGGATATGTAACAAACCGTTACCGATTTCCTTCAAAACTATCTTAAAAAATAAATTTAATAATTTTCAAGTCTATTTTAGTTGCAACTAAAATAGGTTTAAATAATAATGATTATCATTATCATACATAAGAAAAATTAAGTAAAATTATCCTAGTTTTTAAAAGAGAGCGGCTAAAATTTTTGGACTTAAAAAAAGTTAATATAGCAAACTTTATTTATGTCCAGGTACTTACCTGATTTAACCATCCGATATCTATTGCTAACTTACACGAGGGTTTATCAATTTCCCCAAGTACCTGAACAAGTTGAGACTGAGTTATACGAAAGCGAGAACACGGCTGATCTATCGAAACTTTGGCTAATTTTCCTAAAGCTTTATTTAATTTTTTTCGTTGCTTTGAATTTGTGGAAAAATATTCATCCTTCCATTGATAAAAGGCATCCACAAACCACTGATAAAGCGCGGCTTTTGTTTCTGGTAACTCTCCCTTTCGTCTGTGCCACGCATAACATAATAAAGATAACCGTAGAGGATTTTTAATTAAATCTCTAATCCGTTCTTTTTTAGATTTCAGTAATTCCGTTTTTAGACTATTCCCTAAATCGGGTGATTTAACAAACCACTTATCAATAAACTCATCCCTTTGAAACTCAGAAAAATTTAAATTTTTATAAACATCAAACCCGTCAAGATAATTTTTCCCTGCATCCCATACATTCAACCGACAAGTTAATACCACATGCGCTGATGCAATCCATCCCCTAATTTGAGAATTAATTGCATATAGAGGGTTATTTACTCCCATTTCATCCACCCCATCCAATAATAACCAGACCTTACCCCCATCAAATAACTCTACTAACCCGTCTTCCATCGCTTCAGTAACTCGCCCTACTTTTAAGGCTTCTTTTAGCCATACTTCTAATAGATACTCTTCTAAAGTTCTTCCCTGGAAATCTGCCAATGATACCCAAATAGCCGCTTCTTGATCTCTTGTTTGAAATACCCAATCAGCTATTTTTTGTAACTGGGTGGTTTTTCCAGCACCGGGTTCGCCAATAATAGCGATTCGCCGTCCTTGACTTTGAGGACTATTACCCTTTCCTAAAACTTCTGTAAAAAACTCTTCATTCTCAAATTTCTGGGTTACTTCATAGGTTGAAACTTTATATAAACTCGAACCTTGTTCAGGAGATACATCCCCGTTCTGTTTTTCCTGCCCTTGCCCTCTTCTTTCTAGTAATCCCAAAGGAACATACATATCTAAATAATTAAACGTTATTCCGTCTTTACTGGTTAGAGGATTAAGAGTTAAACGTTTTCTCTCTTCCAACATTGTTTGACAAGTTTGATACTCAATGACTATTTTCTGAGGCGAGTTTGTATTCTCATCTTCTCCGATAATCTCGGTTAACTCTAAACCTAAGACTTTTGTGATCTCCGTCGCTATATCTATAAAGACTCGTTTTCCATTCAAAAATCTGTTCACACTACTGCGAGACATATTAGATAACTCGGCAATACGTTCATAAGCCAAGTGTTTACCGTCTTTTGTCCGTTGAGAGGCTTTAAGCTTTTTTAATCCTGATTCTGTAGCACTAACCCGACTATTTGATTGACTCATAACTTTAATCATCAGAAAAATCCTACTGTTAGAGTTCCCGAAAAATCTACTCTCATAACCTGTACTACCGTTAATTTAATAATTTCTCACTTTCTCCAACAAGGTCAGATCGATTCAGTAAAGGTGAACCCATCTGACCTTGAGAACTCCCGTCTTTATAAATATCCTCTTTCTTATCGAACATTGAGGACAGTGCCAATGAACAGTAAACAGGAAATAAGCCTTATCCTTCAACAAGACATCAATCAAAACCAAATTGGCATATTACAGCCTGCTTTTCGCTCTAAAGATCCTCACCATCTCCAACGTCGTCAACAACAACGAGCTATCAATAACGATATGATGAAAATTGCCATTCTTTATGGTCGCAAGCATAAATATGAATGGGTTGAAGTTAATGCTTATGAAAATTGGACAAGCTTACTTAACTATCTCAAAAAAGTGCTTGACAATTTTGGTTCAGAATATGTAATTAATTTTGTTTAGGCACTTAATAAAGGCGCAATAATATTTACTCTCACCGATCGCACATTATCCAAAACGCCTTATTTCCTTTTCAAAGATTTTCTGAGAGGTTTACGAGTAATTTGCCTGATCGCACTACCCAACCCCCAAATTCTTACCCCTTATTGGCACACCCACACCAAAAAAACAACCTCAACAAAATTTAAATGCCTTTGCTCTGACGATTTTACTGGCTTTCATTGCCAAAATTCTCGATAAATACATTCATCCCTTGCCGTATGAACCCATAATCTCTATGCGATCGCTGCCGTTCAAGGCGAGGGGTCTTCACTTTTCTATTAAGGGACTTCCAGAGAATAAAATGTCCAACGAAAAAACTGATAAGAAGAAATAAAAACAGTTTTAAGGCAATCTCTTAGTTAACTAAAAACGGCTCTAAAAGAACTTTTCTCCCTTTTTGAGAAAGCTTTTCATTTAGCGAATGGATAATTTATTTTCTGAAAGTCCCTAATTTCAATCAAGAAAAGCTAGATAACCGCTTTTAGGTTTCTAGCTCATACAGATTGAATTTGCCTGTAATACCCTGCCATAAAGAGCTAGAGATAAAGGTAAAAACCAACAGAGCCTAATCTCTAGCTTTATATGCCACAAGTTGATTTTCCTACCTAATTCAAGGTTTTAAAGCTGTTCTGTCTGCATTCAGTTTTATCATGAAGACTAATTTATTAAAACAGGCTAAAAGATAGAGATATCCCTTA
Coding sequences:
- a CDS encoding helix-turn-helix domain-containing protein, translating into MSQSNSRVSATESGLKKLKASQRTKDGKHLAYERIAELSNMSRSSVNRFLNGKRVFIDIATEITKVLGLELTEIIGEDENTNSPQKIVIEYQTCQTMLEERKRLTLNPLTSKDGITFNYLDMYVPLGLLERRGQGQEKQNGDVSPEQGSSLYKVSTYEVTQKFENEEFFTEVLGKGNSPQSQGRRIAIIGEPGAGKTTQLQKIADWVFQTRDQEAAIWVSLADFQGRTLEEYLLEVWLKEALKVGRVTEAMEDGLVELFDGGKVWLLLDGVDEMGVNNPLYAINSQIRGWIASAHVVLTCRLNVWDAGKNYLDGFDVYKNLNFSEFQRDEFIDKWFVKSPDLGNSLKTELLKSKKERIRDLIKNPLRLSLLCYAWHRRKGELPETKAALYQWFVDAFYQWKDEYFSTNSKQRKKLNKALGKLAKVSIDQPCSRFRITQSQLVQVLGEIDKPSCKLAIDIGWLNQVSTWT
- a CDS encoding IS630 family transposase, with amino-acid sequence MSSPPLRVFLTQKQEKILFELNRNQNIPIRTKDRALILRLSSQGWKVKKIAMFLLCSTVTVRKTIHRWNKKGLMGLWDKPRPGRNPTWNPENFEKIEELLSDEQCTYNSGKIQQKLLTEQQVSLSKRQIRRILKKKEYLWKRTRQSTKSKQDKELKAVKSADLDMLELAEAVGEICLKYLDESGFVLWSPVGYSWIKKAIQKKMEQTPKRGKRISICGLLELEKSFDYALVLGGVKKHSYIEIMNWEAEKANQRLLETGQITVVVQDNGSSHTAKIVREKHLCWEKQGLYIFFLPKYCSEMNRIENEWLRLKTDEIAGEMFEDEYDLAMAVIEVVENRAAKKGYVTNRYRFPSKLS